A region from the Aegilops tauschii subsp. strangulata cultivar AL8/78 chromosome 5, Aet v6.0, whole genome shotgun sequence genome encodes:
- the LOC109741943 gene encoding uncharacterized protein, which yields MGRAPCCDKASVKKGPWSPEEDATLKSYIEQNGTGGNWIALPQKIGLRRCGKSCRLRWLNYLRPNIRHGGFSDEEDRIILSLYISIGSRWSIIAAQLPGRTDNDIKNYWNTRLKKKLFGKQSRKDQRQHQFARQAANGGHKEEASEGAAGNNGFAAGAYNWHQHAMAMPSRPMPGSMVEGNRIGEGVDESIRKLLFKLGGSSFAALQAPPCLPPPMYGEAPNFVAPSMHTAPLNEGGIHCSGVLPALELDESFQFNQVKLDGLECFFGMGDQSMRWNEVSPLVCPNTTVASSSQGMQQYCLAEEPVDLGMQ from the exons ATGGGGAGAGCTCCGTGCTGCGACAAGGCGAGCGTGAAGAAGGGCCcatggtcgccggaggaggacgCCACGCTCAAGTCCTACATCGAGCAGAACGGCACCGGCGGCAACTGGATCGCGCTGCCACAGAAGATTG GTCTGAGGAGGTGTGGAAAGAGCTGCCGCCTCCGGTGGCTCAATTACCTCCGGCCGAACATAAGGCACGGTGGATTCTCAGACGAGGAGGACAGGATCATCCTCAGCCTCTACATCAGCATAGGCAGCAG GTGGTCAATAATAGCGGCACAGCTGCCGGGGAGGACGGACAATGACATCAAGAACTACTGGAACACAAGGCTCAAGAAGAAGCTCTTCGGCAAACAGTCGCGCAAGGACCAGAGGCAGCACCAGTTCGCACGCCAGGCAGCGAACGGCGGGCATAAGGAAGAAGCCAGCGAGGGCGCAGCCGGGAACAATGGCTTTGCTGCTGGTGCTTACAATTGGCACCAGCATGCAATGGCCATGCCGTCCCGTCCGATGCCGGGTTCAATGGTGGAAGGCAATCGTATCGGAGAAGGGGTGGATGAGTCCATCCGGAAGCTTCTGTTCAAGCTAGGAGGAAGCTCTTTCGCTGCCCTGCAAGCCCCACCGTGCCTTCCTCCCCCAATGTACGGGGAAGCTCCAAACTTCGTGGCGCCATCGATGCACACAGCCCCGCTAAACGAAGGTGGCATCCACTGTTCCGGCGTGCTGCCTGCACTGGAGCTGGACGAGAGTTTCCAATTCAACCAGGTCAAGCTGGACGGGCTGGAATGCTTCTTCGGCATGGGCGACCAGAGCATGAGGTGGAATGAAGTGAGCCCCTTGGTCTGCCCTAACACTACTGTCGCGTCCAGCTCCCAAGGGATGCAGCAGTACTGCCTCGCAGAGGAGCCCGTCGACCTTGGGATGCAGTAG